Genomic window (Chloroflexaceae bacterium):
GCAGACCCGCTGGGGCATTTTCCACGGCGACAACACTGGCCTGGCGGAGGCCCTGCGCTCGCTGGCGTCCATGGAGGAGCAAGCGGGCCAGCGCGAACTGGCGGCGCAGCGGCGCGTCCTCGCCAACGACATCATGGTGCGCCTGAACCGCTTGAGCTGGAACGGCTCGTTCTACACCCATCACGTCAAACTCGTTCCCTTCGATGTGCCCGGGGTGGACGAAGAGCGGCAACTGAGCCTCTCCAACGCCATCGCCCTCAATCGCGGCGTGCTGACGGCGGAGCAGGGGCGCGCCATTCTGGCCGAGTACCGGCGGCGGCTGAATGACCCGGAGCGCACCGCCTTCGCCGAGTGGTACAGTATTGACCCGCCCTTCCCCGCCGGCGCCTTTAGTCTCGCCGGGCGCCTGGGGGAGCGCCCCGGCGAGTATGTCAACGGCGGCGTGATGCCCCTGGTCGGCGGCGAACTGGCGCGGGGCGCCTTCCGTTTCGGTTATGAGTCCTACGGCTTCGATATTCTCTACCGCTACCACGAGTTGATCAGCCGCACCGGTTCGACCTACCTCTGGTACTACCCCACTGGCGGGGTGGCCCCGGCGCAAGAGTTCCTGCCCACCGATGGATGGGGGTCGAGCGCGATGCTCGGCGCCTTGCTGGAGGGCGCCGCCGGGCTGAATGACGAGGGGATCGCCTACAACGCCGCCACCATCAGTCCGCGCTGGCTGGCCGCCCCCCGTGACGCGATTACCAGCGCCTACGCCTCGGCGCGCTACGCCGCTTCCGATGGCTATGCGGCCTACCGCTGGACCTACGAGCCGGCTGGCGGCGCCGCCGAGGGCCGCGTCACCCTGGAAGCCACTGGCTCGGGCGAGACGCTGCGGGCGCGCATGCTGCTGCCGCCCCTGGTCCGCGAGGCACGCGCCGTAACCCTCAATGGCCAGCCCGCGCCCCCGCGCCTGGAGACCATCGGCCCGAGCCGCTACGTGGTGGTAGAAGCTCCGGGACCGATTGTGAACGTACAGGTAACCTTCCGCTAACGGGAGGTTCCGGGAGGGCATGGCCCTCCCGGAACGCCTCATTACCCCACACTGGGCAAGCCGGCCAGGGCCATGGCCACCTCGGCATCGGAATACTCGAAGTCGCGGAGCTTGCCGGCCTGATAATCCATGTACGCCTGCATGTCGAAGTGGCCGTGGCCGCAGAGATTGAAGAGAATGGTGCGGCTGACGCCCTCTTCCTTGCAGCGCAGGGCCTCGCGGATCACTCCGGCGATGGCGTGGTTGGCCTCGGGCGCGGGCAGGATGCCCTCGGTACGAGCGAACTGGATGCCAGCGGCGAAGGTCTCGAGTTGTTGAACGGCAATCGGCTCGATGCGCCCCAGTTGCACCAGATGGCTCACCAGCGGAGCCATGCCGTGGTAGCGCAGTCCGCCAGCGTGGATGGCGGGCGGCACGAAGGTGCTGCCCAGCGTATGCATCTTCACCAGCGGGGTGAGGTGGGCCGTATCGCCGAAATCGTAGGCATATTTGCCCCTGGTCATGGACGGGCAGGCCGCCGGTTCCACGGCCACGGCGCGCACGGCCCGTTCGCCCCGCAACGCCGCGCCGATAAAGGGGAAGGCGATGCCGGCGAAGTTGCTGCCGCCGCCGGTGCAGCCCACCACCACGTCAGGGTAATCGCCGGCCATCTCGAGTTGCGTCAGGGCCTCCTGGCCGATGACCGTCTGGTGGAGCAACACGTGGTTGAGCACGCTGCCCAGGGCATACTTTGTGTCCTCGCTCTGGGCCGCCACCTCTACCGCCTCGCTGATGGCGATGCCGAGGCTGCCGGTGCTGTCGGGATGCTCGGCGAGAATGGCCCGCCCCGCGGCCGTCTCCTCGCTGGGGCTGGCGACCACGCTGGCGCCGTAGGCCTCCATCAGCGCGCGACGGTAGGGTTTCTGGTCGTAACTGACCCGCACCATGTAGACCTTGATCTCCAGGCCGAAGAGCGCTCCGGCAAAGGCCAGGGCCGAGCCCCACTGGCCCGCGCCGGTCTCGGTGACGATGCGCCTGACGCCCTCCTGCTTGTTGTAGTAAGCCTGGGCGACGGCGGTATTGGGTTTGTGGCTGCCCGCCGGGCTGACGCCCTCATACTTGTAGTAGATCTTCGCCGGCGTATCGAGGAGCCGTTCCAGGCGCCGCGCGCGGAACAGTGGCGTCGGGCGCCACTGCCGGTAGATGACCTGCACCTCTTCGGGGATCGCGATGGCTCGTTCGGTGCTGACCTCCTGCATGATCAGCGCCATGGGGAAGAGCGGCGCCAGGTCGGCGGGGCCGATGGGCTGGCCCGTGCCGGGGTGCAGCACCGGGGGCGGCGGCGCGGGCAGATCGGCGGCGATGTTGTACCAGGTGGCGGGCATTTGCTCTTCATTGAGTAGATACTTGACGGTGTCCATCGTTGGTGCGTTCCTCCTGTCTAAAGCGGGGAAACCCGGTTTCCCCATGCCCCTGCCCGCAGGGGAAACCGCAGGACGGTGCCATCGGGGTCTGCCAGGATGACCCTGCGCCCCTACCCACAGGGGCGGCCCGGTTGCCCCTGTGCCCCTGCCACGTGGGAGGCGCAGACGGGCTGCACTCTCCCGGGAACATCCCTGTCCAACAAAAAGCGCCTCTCAGACCCTCTGGCGGGTCGAGAGGCGATCAGGGATCGCGGTGCCACTCTCTCATTCGCGGGCGCTCACGCGCCGCGCGCTCTGCGGGTACTGTCGCTGCGGCCCACGGGCCTTGGGCGTTCCATACCCCTCGCCCTGGTAACGGTGGCGTCTCCGGCGGCTCCTACTAGGATGCTGGCTTTCTATGCATCCGTTCGCTCCGCAGCTCCCGGGTCCATTCCACGGCGCCGTGCGCTCCGGCCTCGCACCATGCGCCGGCTCGCTGGGCCGCCGTGCGCCGTGTACTCTTCCCGATCATGGCTGTTGGCATATGTACTGTGAAGGAGTATAGCACGCTGGAGGCGGGGGTGTCAAACGAGCCTGACGCCTGGCCGGTTGGAGGGATACGGGGAGACCTGATCAGTCTGCAAAAAAGTGTTTTGTTAAACTCCCGCCCCCTCCCCAACCCTCTCCCGCTGGGGGAGGGAGTCCGGCGCCTCCCCCCAACAGGGGGAGGCTGGGAGGGGGGGCAGAAATGCCAGGAAACTTGCTTTACAGACTACTGATTTCCCTACGCCTCTTTAACCGGTATCGGGACATGGGGAAACCGGCTTCGCCATTCCTCTCCCACCTACCGAATAAACTCGTTCGTAAATGCATCGCCCACTTCCACCGGGCTGGCCAGCAACCCGGCGTCGCGCATGAACTTCTCCGTCGCTTCCCAGAGGGCGGCATCGGTGTAGCCCAGCCCTTCGACGTTGGTCTTCTCGCTATACCAGTAGGGCAGGCTCTCCAGGAGCACCTGACGTTGCAACGCTGCGTCGCCCAGATTGGCCTCGGGTATGAAGCCCAGGCTGACCTCGAAGGCTTCATCGGGGTTGTCCAGGGTGGCGCGCAGGCCCTTCAGCGAGGCGGTAACGAAGCCCCGCACCACCTCGGGGGCCTCGGCGATGAGGCGCTCGCTGACGACGATGCCATTGGCGGCCAGGTTGTACACATCGGCGACGCGCAGCACATCCACCTCGACGCCCTGCTGGCGCAGGAGCACCGGCTCGTTCATCGCGTAGCCGGTTGCCGCCTGCACCTTGTCCTCCAGCACCGCCTGGGCCTGGGTAAAGCCGATCTCCTGCACGGTGAACGCGCTCTCGTCGAATTGATTCGCGTAGCGAATGGCCAGCAGGCCATAGAAACTCTCGCCGAACTGGCCGGGGATGCCAACGGTCTTGCCCTTGAGGTCCTCGGCGCTCTTGAGGCCGGTGCTCGACTTGGCGAAAAAGACGATCGGGAACTGCTGGTAAAGGGTCATGACCGTTTTGACCGGCA
Coding sequences:
- a CDS encoding TrpB-like pyridoxal phosphate-dependent enzyme, giving the protein MDTVKYLLNEEQMPATWYNIAADLPAPPPPVLHPGTGQPIGPADLAPLFPMALIMQEVSTERAIAIPEEVQVIYRQWRPTPLFRARRLERLLDTPAKIYYKYEGVSPAGSHKPNTAVAQAYYNKQEGVRRIVTETGAGQWGSALAFAGALFGLEIKVYMVRVSYDQKPYRRALMEAYGASVVASPSEETAAGRAILAEHPDSTGSLGIAISEAVEVAAQSEDTKYALGSVLNHVLLHQTVIGQEALTQLEMAGDYPDVVVGCTGGGSNFAGIAFPFIGAALRGERAVRAVAVEPAACPSMTRGKYAYDFGDTAHLTPLVKMHTLGSTFVPPAIHAGGLRYHGMAPLVSHLVQLGRIEPIAVQQLETFAAGIQFARTEGILPAPEANHAIAGVIREALRCKEEGVSRTILFNLCGHGHFDMQAYMDYQAGKLRDFEYSDAEVAMALAGLPSVG
- a CDS encoding ABC transporter substrate-binding protein, coding for MLKRLYLILTLAALLAACGQAAAPAATPTEPAAPAATPAPALRKVTLAMSYIPNVQFAPYYMAAAKGYYAEAGLEVTFDYNFESDVVQRVASWPESGVDFATASGTSTLLARQQGLPVKTVMTLYQQFPIVFFAKSSTGLKSAEDLKGKTVGIPGQFGESFYGLLAIRYANQFDESAFTVQEIGFTQAQAVLEDKVQAATGYAMNEPVLLRQQGVEVDVLRVADVYNLAANGIVVSERLIAEAPEVVRGFVTASLKGLRATLDNPDEAFEVSLGFIPEANLGDAALQRQVLLESLPYWYSEKTNVEGLGYTDAALWEATEKFMRDAGLLASPVEVGDAFTNEFIR